From Nguyenibacter vanlangensis, one genomic window encodes:
- a CDS encoding IS3 family transposase (programmed frameshift) — MGKVTRKRYSGEFKSRVALEAIRGEQTLGELASKHGVHQTMIAQWKRQAIEGMAATFSGKAVAEPATSAAEVEKLHAKIGQLLVERDFLRGCLCSLGRDQRREMIDPQLPRLSVVRQCALLRLNRSGVYYQSAPESAFNLMLMRLIDEQFMETPYYGTRQMARHVRRLGHEVGRKRIGRLMARMGLVAIYQKPRTTVPHPEHRTYPYLLRDLTIDRPNQVWCSDITYIPMRRGFLYLTAIMDWTTRKVLAWRLSNTMDADFCVEALKEALARYGKPEIFNTDQGSQFTTPRFTEVLQERQIRISMDGRGRWMDNVFIERLWRSLKYECVYLHAFETGSELRAGLAKWIGHYNAQRPHSALTGCTPDEAYHGSAPTPLPGLTPAMVSVSNSEKLAA; from the exons ATGGGCAAGGTTACGAGGAAACGGTATTCGGGCGAGTTCAAGTCGCGGGTGGCTCTTGAGGCGATCCGTGGCGAGCAGACGCTGGGGGAACTGGCGTCGAAGCACGGTGTGCATCAGACGATGATCGCCCAGTGGAAGCGCCAGGCGATCGAGGGCATGGCCGCGACCTTTTCGGGCAAGGCCGTTGCGGAGCCTGCGACGAGTGCAGCCGAGGTCGAAAAGCTTCATGCGAAGATCGGCCAGCTTTTGGTGGAACGGGATTTTTTGCGGG GATGCCTCTGTTCGCTTGGGCGTGACCAGAGGCGGGAAATGATCGACCCGCAGCTTCCTCGCCTGTCGGTCGTCCGGCAATGTGCCCTTCTGAGGCTCAATCGATCGGGCGTGTATTATCAGTCTGCGCCAGAAAGCGCGTTCAACCTGATGCTGATGCGGCTGATCGACGAGCAGTTCATGGAAACGCCGTATTATGGCACCCGGCAGATGGCGCGGCACGTTCGTCGTTTGGGCCATGAGGTGGGTCGCAAGCGGATCGGACGGCTGATGGCCCGGATGGGGCTGGTTGCGATCTACCAGAAACCGCGCACGACGGTGCCCCACCCGGAGCATCGCACGTATCCCTATCTCCTACGGGACCTGACGATCGACCGACCCAATCAGGTCTGGTGTTCGGATATCACCTACATTCCGATGCGCCGGGGTTTTCTGTATCTGACGGCGATCATGGACTGGACGACGCGCAAGGTTCTGGCCTGGCGCCTGTCCAATACCATGGATGCGGACTTCTGCGTTGAGGCCCTGAAGGAGGCGTTGGCCCGCTACGGAAAGCCGGAGATTTTCAACACGGATCAGGGCAGCCAATTCACCACGCCGCGCTTCACTGAAGTGCTGCAGGAGCGGCAGATCCGCATCAGCATGGACGGGCGCGGCCGCTGGATGGACAACGTCTTCATCGAACGGCTCTGGCGGTCATTGAAATATGAATGCGTGTATCTCCACGCTTTCGAGACCGGCTCGGAACTCCGGGCCGGCCTGGCGAAATGGATTGGTCATTATAATGCCCAGCGCCCACACTCGGCGCTCACTGGATGCACGCCCGATGAGGCGTATCATGGATCCGCTCCGACACCGTTGCCGGGGTTAACCCCGGCAATGGTGTCGGTCAGCAACAGCGAGAAATTGGCAGCATAG
- a CDS encoding LysR substrate-binding domain-containing protein yields the protein MEDFIKLAEEGNFSRAAQARNLSQPAFSRRIKALEEWVDATLIDRDTHRIALTPAGAAFRSVAEELLRRLALGRDEARALGAAQTSTLRFASTHALSVTFFPDWLRGFEEESELGPVSLIADHMAACERIMLEGTADMLLCHHHPSARHRLDEGNFRSVSLGDDQLIPVCVPDSCGTPLFPLPGKDGEFLPYLEFDEHSGMGRILAACQVIERGGAQLRPVFRSHLASVLLRMARDGKGIAWAPMSLCAGDLASGRLMKAAEGWDVPIEIRIFRPRQRRSTAVEAFWRRLPAAE from the coding sequence TTGGAGGATTTCATCAAGCTAGCCGAGGAAGGCAATTTCTCGCGGGCCGCCCAGGCGCGTAACCTCAGCCAGCCCGCCTTCAGCCGCAGGATCAAGGCACTGGAGGAATGGGTCGATGCCACGTTGATCGACAGGGATACACATCGTATCGCCCTAACGCCCGCCGGCGCTGCTTTCCGAAGCGTCGCAGAAGAACTGCTGCGCCGGTTGGCGCTTGGCAGGGACGAAGCGCGGGCACTCGGCGCCGCGCAGACGAGCACGTTGCGCTTCGCATCGACCCATGCGTTGTCGGTGACTTTTTTCCCGGATTGGCTGCGCGGTTTCGAGGAAGAAAGCGAGCTAGGGCCCGTCAGTCTCATTGCCGACCACATGGCGGCCTGCGAGCGCATCATGCTCGAGGGCACTGCCGACATGCTGCTTTGTCACCACCACCCTTCAGCGCGGCACAGGCTCGATGAAGGCAACTTTCGGTCTGTCTCGCTGGGCGATGACCAGCTGATCCCGGTCTGCGTGCCGGACAGCTGCGGTACGCCTCTTTTCCCGCTTCCGGGAAAGGACGGCGAATTTCTTCCCTATCTTGAATTCGACGAGCATTCCGGGATGGGGCGAATCCTTGCGGCGTGCCAAGTGATCGAACGTGGCGGTGCTCAGCTTCGCCCGGTGTTCCGCTCGCATCTCGCCAGCGTCCTTCTAAGGATGGCGCGAGATGGCAAGGGCATAGCCTGGGCGCCGATGAGCCTCTGTGCGGGCGACCTGGCATCCGGCCGCCTGATGAAAGCCGCCGAGGGCTGGGACGTGCCGATCGAGATCCGCATCTTCCGCCCCCGACAGCGTCGTAGCACTGCCGTCGAGGCCTTCTGGAGACGTCTTCCAGCAGCAGAGTAA
- a CDS encoding GDSL-type esterase/lipase family protein, with protein MTEATPWYATWTQAVTDFRGEADERGFTNVTVRLTVPASLGGSRVRVELSNRFGDGPVRIGRGAIGIGDRFSKVAFDGLSSTEIPPGASRWTDPIGLTVRHSDEIVVDLYLPEPTPYTTVAGFRFSRSSPGDFVGACPFPLEGGSPETINESREFPAANTGAEDEPDGTGWSLPPGGPFLRTIEVAGVEAKAVIVALGGSSTAMGWPQYTAAFLPADAKIAVVNRGIAGNRIRLDAPPSTPSWGRSGLSRFDEDVLGTAGATHLVIAYNSNDWGLPGRITPMAEMPSVDQLIAGYQELIGRAQAAGLQVILATVTPLAPELLAEPEREDMRLALNAWIRASGHVVVDFDAAVRSESDPSRLAAKYAAPDDTHPSVNGSKRLAQAMVEVIQRLKLWPMEGA; from the coding sequence ATGACTGAAGCGACACCGTGGTACGCAACATGGACGCAAGCCGTCACCGACTTTCGGGGCGAGGCGGACGAGCGAGGCTTCACCAATGTCACGGTTCGCCTGACCGTGCCGGCGAGCCTCGGCGGCAGCCGCGTTCGCGTGGAACTGAGCAATCGTTTCGGCGATGGGCCTGTTCGGATCGGACGAGGTGCGATCGGGATCGGCGACCGTTTCTCCAAAGTCGCGTTTGACGGGCTCTCCTCAACTGAGATCCCGCCCGGCGCGTCCCGGTGGACCGATCCCATCGGCTTGACCGTCCGCCACAGTGACGAGATCGTCGTCGATCTCTACCTCCCCGAGCCGACACCCTATACTACGGTGGCGGGATTCAGGTTTAGCCGATCTTCACCCGGGGACTTCGTGGGCGCGTGCCCGTTCCCGCTTGAAGGCGGGTCGCCGGAAACCATCAATGAATCCCGAGAATTTCCGGCCGCGAATACCGGGGCGGAGGACGAGCCTGATGGAACAGGCTGGTCGCTGCCTCCGGGAGGTCCATTTCTGCGGACGATCGAGGTCGCCGGGGTTGAGGCCAAGGCGGTGATTGTGGCCCTCGGGGGTTCGAGCACAGCCATGGGGTGGCCGCAGTACACGGCGGCCTTCCTTCCGGCCGACGCAAAAATCGCCGTCGTAAATCGGGGTATTGCGGGCAACCGCATTCGTCTGGATGCACCACCGTCGACGCCTTCGTGGGGGCGGTCGGGATTGTCTCGTTTCGATGAGGATGTGCTCGGAACCGCCGGCGCCACGCATCTGGTAATCGCCTATAACAGCAACGATTGGGGCCTTCCGGGTCGAATTACGCCCATGGCTGAAATGCCTTCAGTCGATCAATTGATCGCGGGATATCAGGAACTCATCGGCCGCGCCCAGGCAGCAGGACTGCAGGTCATCCTCGCAACCGTGACGCCACTCGCACCCGAACTGCTGGCTGAACCCGAACGAGAAGACATGCGCCTCGCATTGAACGCGTGGATTCGGGCGTCGGGCCACGTAGTCGTCGACTTTGATGCTGCGGTTCGCTCTGAATCAGATCCCTCTCGCCTCGCGGCCAAATACGCGGCCCCCGACGATACGCATCCCAGCGTGAACGGGTCGAAGCGCCTCGCACAGGCGATGGTTGAAGTTATTCAGCGATTGAAGCTCTGGCCCATGGAGGGCGCATGA
- a CDS encoding TetR/AcrR family transcriptional regulator, with translation MVITIDASSEACYIAGMTRKTDARARAIAAAERLFRIQGYTATGLTQILEESGSPKGSFYFHFPRGKAQLAEEAIDHYIAGRIAVLRNISADTTGDAVSFVRRLFSAFAAEMVAADFQYGCLMQNLANELPAIDAELTKRVARGFVESTEIIAEHFRGGGLAPARASATAAALVAALEGARTIARLERTPAIFEALADVSARKWATADG, from the coding sequence ATGGTGATCACCATAGATGCGTCAAGCGAGGCGTGTTATATTGCCGGGATGACACGTAAGACTGACGCGCGCGCTCGTGCGATCGCCGCGGCCGAACGGCTGTTCCGCATCCAAGGCTATACCGCGACTGGATTGACCCAGATCCTGGAAGAAAGCGGCTCGCCTAAAGGGTCGTTCTACTTCCACTTTCCACGCGGCAAGGCCCAGCTCGCCGAAGAGGCAATCGATCATTACATCGCAGGCAGAATTGCGGTTTTGCGGAATATCTCCGCGGATACGACGGGAGATGCTGTGAGTTTTGTTCGACGGCTTTTCAGCGCATTCGCTGCCGAAATGGTCGCCGCCGATTTCCAGTATGGATGCCTCATGCAAAATCTGGCGAACGAGTTGCCCGCGATCGATGCCGAGCTCACCAAGCGGGTTGCGCGCGGATTCGTCGAATCGACCGAGATCATTGCCGAGCATTTCAGGGGGGGCGGCCTTGCTCCCGCGCGCGCATCCGCTACCGCCGCCGCACTGGTCGCAGCCCTCGAAGGCGCGCGAACGATCGCCCGTCTGGAACGCACGCCGGCCATATTCGAGGCGCTAGCGGATGTCAGTGCCCGGAAATGGGCTACCGCGGACGGGTGA
- a CDS encoding TetR family transcriptional regulator — MGKTTRTAKRRQESLSRERIIEASIEILDSDGEEGLTFRALSGRLATGPGAIYWHIDSKSELLTAACDAIVAHAVDAPVLGMPPEDAICTLSLSLFDAIDAHPWVGAALTHAPGQMPVVRILERIGQQVRALHVRDGDEWQAVCALLNYIVGVSRQNAANAQFTRARGLYRSTLLESLAITWSQLDRKDYPFTCDVADQLPDHDDRADFLAGIKLLLSGLRSST; from the coding sequence ATGGGCAAGACAACGCGCACCGCCAAACGGCGGCAGGAATCGCTCTCTCGCGAGCGTATCATCGAGGCGTCTATCGAAATCCTCGACAGCGACGGCGAGGAGGGCCTCACATTCCGCGCCCTGTCCGGCCGCCTAGCCACTGGCCCAGGAGCAATCTACTGGCACATCGACAGCAAGAGCGAACTGCTAACCGCTGCCTGTGACGCTATCGTCGCCCATGCGGTTGATGCGCCAGTGCTCGGGATGCCGCCGGAAGACGCCATCTGCACGCTCTCGCTGAGCTTGTTCGATGCAATCGACGCCCATCCGTGGGTTGGAGCGGCGCTCACACACGCTCCGGGGCAAATGCCCGTGGTTCGCATTCTTGAACGCATTGGCCAGCAAGTTCGCGCTCTTCACGTCAGGGATGGAGACGAGTGGCAGGCGGTATGTGCCCTGCTCAACTACATCGTGGGCGTCAGTCGTCAGAATGCTGCCAATGCGCAGTTCACGCGCGCGCGCGGTCTCTACAGGTCTACTCTCCTAGAGTCTCTGGCGATCACATGGTCTCAACTCGATCGGAAAGATTATCCATTTACGTGTGATGTTGCTGATCAGTTACCAGATCATGATGACCGCGCAGACTTTCTTGCGGGTATTAAGCTCCTTCTCAGTGGCCTTCGCTCGTCCACCTAG
- a CDS encoding NAD(P)/FAD-dependent oxidoreductase produces MNTPITIIGAGLGGLMLARVLHVHGIASTIYEAEVSPDVRAQGGQLDIHDYNGQVALKAAGLFDEFTAIIHAGGEATRVLDKHGTVLLDEPDDGTGNRPEVQRGDLRRLLLNSLPADTIRWGHRLASVSSLGNGRHLLTFSDGRTVESDMLVGADGAWSKIRPLLSEARPAYVGTSFIETYLFDADIRHTASAEAVGAGALFALAPEKGILAHREANGVLHTYVALNKPEDWLNCIDFSDASTALARVAEEFEGWAPELTALITDGETDPIPRKIYALPIDHTWGRVPGVTLLGDAAHLMSPFAGEGANLAMLDGAELGKAIAANAGDMKAALRAYEAELFRRSASAAAEAEQNLKLCFDESAPYSLLNLFSQPSTNQ; encoded by the coding sequence ATGAATACTCCCATCACGATTATAGGCGCCGGACTCGGCGGCCTCATGCTCGCTCGCGTTCTCCACGTTCACGGTATCGCTTCGACGATCTACGAGGCGGAGGTCTCGCCCGACGTGAGGGCGCAGGGCGGCCAACTCGATATTCACGACTACAACGGTCAGGTCGCGCTCAAGGCCGCGGGCCTTTTCGATGAATTCACCGCGATCATCCACGCTGGTGGCGAGGCGACGCGTGTGCTCGATAAGCACGGGACCGTCTTGCTGGATGAACCCGATGACGGGACAGGTAACCGCCCCGAGGTTCAGCGGGGGGACTTGCGGCGGCTCCTGCTCAACTCGCTTCCAGCCGACACAATCCGATGGGGACATAGGCTCGCGTCGGTGTCCTCGCTTGGGAACGGACGGCATCTGCTGACTTTCAGCGATGGCCGGACGGTAGAAAGCGACATGCTGGTGGGCGCCGATGGCGCCTGGTCGAAAATTCGGCCGCTTCTTTCTGAGGCGAGACCGGCCTACGTCGGAACTTCATTCATCGAAACCTACCTGTTCGACGCCGACATCCGTCACACGGCCAGCGCCGAAGCAGTTGGCGCCGGCGCCTTGTTCGCACTTGCTCCGGAGAAGGGAATCCTCGCTCACCGTGAGGCGAATGGTGTGCTGCACACCTATGTGGCGTTGAACAAACCAGAAGACTGGCTGAACTGTATCGATTTCTCGGATGCGAGCACCGCTTTGGCGCGGGTCGCGGAGGAATTCGAGGGATGGGCTCCTGAACTGACAGCGCTCATTACCGATGGCGAGACTGACCCCATACCGCGCAAGATTTATGCGCTTCCGATCGATCACACCTGGGGCCGAGTCCCTGGCGTTACTCTCCTCGGCGATGCAGCACACCTGATGTCGCCCTTCGCGGGGGAAGGGGCAAACCTCGCGATGTTGGATGGCGCTGAACTCGGCAAAGCCATAGCTGCAAATGCTGGAGATATGAAAGCCGCGCTGCGCGCCTATGAGGCAGAGTTGTTTCGCAGAAGCGCATCCGCTGCCGCGGAGGCGGAGCAGAACCTGAAGCTGTGCTTCGACGAAAGCGCTCCTTACAGCTTGCTGAACCTTTTTTCCCAACCCTCAACGAATCAATAG
- the istB gene encoding IS21-like element helper ATPase IstB, whose amino-acid sequence MAGVDHAALVGMLDRLKLTAIRDQLDTLLDEAARSDMTLREALAFLVGREIARRDERRIAMASKMAQFPFVRELDGFEFDAQPSLDPRQVRDLAECRWVAHGDTILLLGPPGTGKTHLAVALGREAIRRNYSVQFVTAATLVAMLAKAHADGALDKQLALLSRPKLLIIDELGYLPFEANAAHLFFQLVSRRYERGSILLTSNRSVGEWGEVFGDPVVATAILDRLLHHSTVITIRGDSYRLREKRRSGLLQKAGASIREAETTTS is encoded by the coding sequence ATGGCGGGCGTGGACCATGCGGCATTGGTCGGGATGCTGGACCGGCTCAAGCTGACGGCGATCCGCGACCAGCTGGACACGCTGCTCGACGAGGCGGCGCGCTCGGACATGACGTTACGCGAGGCACTGGCATTCCTGGTCGGGCGCGAGATCGCGCGACGCGACGAGCGCCGCATCGCCATGGCGAGCAAGATGGCGCAGTTCCCGTTCGTGCGGGAACTCGACGGCTTCGAGTTCGACGCCCAGCCGTCCCTCGATCCCCGGCAGGTCCGCGATCTGGCCGAGTGCCGCTGGGTCGCGCACGGCGATACGATCCTGCTGCTGGGGCCGCCGGGAACGGGGAAGACGCATCTGGCCGTGGCGCTCGGGCGCGAGGCGATCCGGCGAAACTACAGCGTGCAGTTCGTCACCGCCGCGACATTGGTCGCCATGCTGGCCAAGGCGCATGCGGACGGCGCGCTGGACAAGCAACTGGCGCTCCTATCGCGACCGAAGCTGCTGATCATCGACGAACTGGGCTATCTGCCGTTCGAAGCCAACGCCGCGCATCTGTTTTTCCAGCTCGTCTCAAGGCGCTACGAGCGCGGCTCGATCCTGCTGACCTCCAATCGCTCGGTCGGAGAATGGGGCGAGGTCTTCGGCGACCCGGTGGTGGCCACCGCCATCCTGGACCGCCTGCTGCACCATTCCACCGTGATCACCATCCGCGGCGACAGCTACCGTCTGCGGGAGAAACGACGCTCCGGCCTTCTGCAGAAGGCCGGAGCGTCCATCAGAGAAGCCGAGACAACCACTTCATGA
- a CDS encoding alpha/beta hydrolase — protein sequence MPLYQSKPSPSRRTVLAMGAASLVAASLRPARANPMGGTDLTTQPYGGGTLPKEIRSRMIRGVNGLDVHILEAGHERPGRPLALLLHGFPDLAYGWRHVMPILADAGYHVVAPDQRGYGRTTGWVDGYDAPLEPFSLLNMTRDVLGLVSALGYRRIAMLVGHDFGSPVAAYCALARPDVFPSVVLMSAPFPGPPTFPFDTAEQEEPSARPNTDNQKLAAALAALDPPREYYQQYLSARQANDDLWHPPQGLHGFLRAFFYVKSADWPGNKPYPLKGRTAADLAQMPTYYVMELGKTMPETVAPFEPSAAEVQACKWLTEPELGVYTDEYGRTGFQGALQAYRVVSDPGLNAELRLFSGKKIDVPSLFIGGRSDWGTYAAPAALDLMRTKATTKMGEIELIDGAGHWIQQEQPARLGMLLLAFAKEVGAVDRASR from the coding sequence ATGCCCCTCTATCAATCCAAGCCATCGCCGTCCCGACGCACCGTCCTGGCCATGGGGGCGGCCAGCCTGGTTGCGGCGTCGCTTCGGCCCGCCCGCGCAAACCCTATGGGAGGAACTGATTTGACGACGCAGCCATATGGCGGGGGAACGCTTCCCAAAGAGATCCGCTCGCGCATGATCCGTGGGGTCAACGGCCTCGACGTCCATATTCTCGAAGCCGGTCACGAACGCCCTGGCCGGCCGCTCGCGCTGCTTCTGCACGGCTTTCCGGATCTGGCTTACGGCTGGCGACACGTGATGCCGATCCTGGCCGATGCCGGGTACCATGTCGTGGCGCCCGACCAGCGGGGCTATGGCCGCACGACCGGATGGGTCGACGGCTATGACGCTCCGTTGGAGCCCTTCAGCTTGTTGAACATGACGCGTGATGTCCTCGGACTGGTTTCGGCCTTGGGGTATCGACGGATAGCGATGCTGGTCGGGCACGATTTCGGCTCGCCCGTCGCGGCCTATTGCGCGCTCGCCCGACCGGATGTCTTTCCCTCGGTGGTGCTGATGAGCGCTCCGTTTCCCGGTCCGCCGACATTTCCGTTCGATACTGCGGAGCAGGAAGAACCCTCAGCTCGACCGAACACCGACAATCAAAAGCTGGCGGCCGCGCTGGCGGCGCTCGATCCGCCGAGAGAGTATTATCAGCAATATCTGAGCGCACGGCAGGCAAACGATGACCTATGGCACCCGCCTCAAGGTCTGCACGGGTTTCTTCGAGCGTTTTTCTACGTCAAAAGCGCCGACTGGCCGGGAAACAAGCCCTATCCGTTGAAGGGCCGAACCGCCGCAGACCTCGCGCAAATGCCAACCTATTACGTCATGGAGCTCGGTAAGACGATGCCCGAGACGGTGGCCCCATTTGAACCGTCCGCCGCCGAGGTCCAGGCCTGCAAATGGCTCACCGAGCCGGAACTGGGCGTCTACACGGACGAGTATGGCCGCACCGGGTTTCAGGGCGCCCTGCAGGCTTATCGCGTCGTCTCCGATCCTGGCCTGAATGCTGAGTTGCGGCTGTTTTCGGGCAAGAAGATCGATGTCCCGTCGCTCTTCATCGGAGGCAGGAGCGACTGGGGCACCTATGCGGCGCCGGCCGCGCTCGATCTAATGAGGACGAAGGCGACGACGAAGATGGGGGAAATTGAGCTGATCGATGGTGCGGGTCACTGGATTCAACAGGAGCAGCCAGCTCGGCTCGGCATGCTCCTGCTCGCCTTCGCCAAGGAGGTTGGCGCGGTGGATCGCGCCAGCCGTTAG
- a CDS encoding Gfo/Idh/MocA family oxidoreductase: MTASRFRIGIAGLEPGRSWAARAHVPALRALSDSFEIAGAANTSLESAQRAAAEIGLPKAYTNVAELVADAEVDIVAVTVKVSHHFEIAKAAIEAGKHVYCEWPLGNGLAEAEEIAALAKAKGVLGVVGTQARVAPEIQYLKQLIVDGFVGEVLSTTLVARGGGWGGIVPDKKNGAYLLDNASGATMLTIPVGHTLAGLTEVLGPIAQLSSVLATRRTAAVVAGTGETLPVTTADQVLVSGVLVSGAPISVHYVGGMPRDGAGLLWEINGTQGDIRVKGPFGHAQLVPLTIEAARGDEKAFQRLEVPASYLGGLPSDPAHGNVARNYARMARDLRDGTRTAPTFDDAVLLHRVIAAIETAATHSIEP; the protein is encoded by the coding sequence ATGACTGCGAGCCGTTTCCGTATCGGCATTGCAGGCCTCGAGCCGGGCAGGAGTTGGGCCGCGCGCGCTCACGTGCCGGCTCTTAGAGCGTTATCTGACAGCTTCGAGATTGCGGGCGCCGCCAACACCAGCTTGGAAAGCGCCCAGCGTGCCGCTGCTGAGATCGGTCTGCCGAAAGCATATACGAATGTTGCCGAATTGGTGGCGGATGCCGAGGTGGACATCGTCGCCGTCACGGTGAAGGTGTCGCATCACTTCGAAATAGCCAAAGCGGCAATCGAGGCAGGCAAGCACGTCTACTGCGAATGGCCGCTCGGTAACGGCCTTGCCGAGGCGGAGGAGATTGCAGCGCTCGCCAAGGCAAAAGGCGTGCTGGGCGTTGTCGGCACGCAGGCCCGTGTCGCGCCCGAGATCCAGTATCTGAAGCAATTGATCGTTGATGGTTTCGTCGGGGAGGTGCTGTCGACGACGTTGGTAGCTCGCGGTGGCGGCTGGGGGGGTATCGTGCCGGACAAGAAAAATGGCGCCTACCTTCTCGACAATGCCAGTGGCGCAACCATGCTCACAATTCCGGTCGGGCATACACTTGCCGGATTAACAGAAGTGCTGGGCCCAATCGCACAGTTGTCGTCGGTATTGGCGACCCGTCGCACGGCCGCGGTCGTCGCAGGAACCGGCGAGACGCTGCCCGTCACCACCGCTGACCAGGTGCTGGTTAGCGGCGTCCTTGTCAGCGGCGCGCCCATTTCCGTCCACTACGTCGGCGGTATGCCGCGAGACGGCGCGGGCCTGTTGTGGGAGATCAACGGCACGCAGGGAGATATCCGGGTGAAGGGTCCGTTTGGACACGCCCAGCTCGTGCCCCTCACGATTGAGGCGGCACGCGGTGACGAGAAAGCCTTTCAGCGGCTTGAGGTTCCCGCTTCATATCTCGGTGGCCTGCCGTCGGACCCCGCGCATGGAAACGTCGCGCGCAACTATGCGCGTATGGCACGTGATCTGCGCGACGGCACCCGTACAGCGCCGACGTTCGACGATGCTGTTTTGCTCCACCGCGTCATCGCAGCAATCGAGACAGCGGCGACACACTCGATAGAGCCGTGA
- a CDS encoding DMT family transporter produces the protein MSIGISLIVLLAALLHASWNALLRAGSDRLWSMTIMCVAIAIVCAGLAPFVPAPAKASWEYALLSALLHVGYNLFLVRTYRSGDLGQTYPISRGSSPVLVSIGAMLFAGEFPDPIGAFGVMLVSGGIVSLALQGRTIGWGSLPYAFGTGCFIAAYSVTDGIGVRLSGSPIGYTVWMCLLWGVMAPPVYAVLRDWRSLMRDRRETAIAAGGGIVSLVAYGIVIFAMSWGPMASVSALRETSVVFAALIGRIFLSERLTTWRIVACCVVALGAILISHDGTAGSAAPVAHRSDLHWMGTGMQSDPVAK, from the coding sequence ATGTCCATCGGTATCAGCTTGATCGTCCTGCTAGCCGCGCTCTTGCATGCGAGCTGGAATGCATTGTTGCGCGCCGGTTCTGACCGTCTCTGGTCAATGACGATAATGTGTGTGGCGATCGCGATCGTTTGCGCGGGGTTGGCTCCCTTCGTTCCAGCTCCGGCAAAAGCCAGCTGGGAATATGCGCTCCTCTCGGCGCTGCTCCATGTCGGCTACAATCTATTTTTGGTGCGAACTTACCGGAGCGGAGATCTCGGGCAAACCTACCCGATCTCGCGCGGCTCCTCGCCAGTTCTCGTATCGATCGGAGCGATGCTGTTCGCGGGCGAATTCCCCGATCCAATCGGCGCTTTCGGCGTAATGCTCGTTTCCGGAGGGATCGTATCGCTCGCTTTACAGGGGCGAACAATCGGATGGGGCAGCCTTCCCTACGCGTTTGGAACGGGATGCTTCATCGCTGCCTATAGTGTGACCGACGGCATCGGCGTCCGTCTGTCCGGCTCGCCGATCGGTTATACGGTCTGGATGTGCCTGCTGTGGGGCGTGATGGCGCCGCCCGTCTATGCGGTCTTGCGCGACTGGCGCAGCCTCATGCGCGATCGACGAGAGACGGCGATCGCCGCCGGTGGCGGGATCGTATCGCTCGTTGCCTATGGTATTGTGATCTTTGCCATGTCGTGGGGGCCAATGGCATCGGTATCGGCGCTCCGTGAAACCAGCGTCGTATTCGCCGCGCTGATCGGCCGTATCTTTCTGAGCGAGCGGCTAACGACCTGGCGCATTGTTGCCTGCTGTGTGGTGGCGCTCGGCGCGATTCTGATCAGCCATGACGGTACCGCCGGGTCCGCTGCCCCGGTTGCTCACAGGTCTGATTTGCACTGGATGGGGACCGGCATGCAATCTGACCCCGTAGCGAAATAG